Proteins from a single region of Streptomyces spinoverrucosus:
- a CDS encoding Fic family protein, protein MSTTGATADPLAALGSLPGVAESVESVRKAVDRVYGHRVMRRRSNEITSEAALRGARGSAALSGADWALEEVRRRTDFSGDEARVMGAALRLTAEAGQLLSIWRQSPLRVLARLHLVAAADKADQVGRPRQQGEPVDEPLIGQPLPNAAEVSGRLEGLSELIIGGSSAPALVMAAVVHGELLALRPFVSHNGLVARTAERIVLVGSGLDPKSVCPAEVGHAELGRAAYLAAFEGYLSGTPEGMAAWIAHCGRAVELGARESTAVCEALQRGAA, encoded by the coding sequence ATGAGTACGACAGGCGCGACCGCCGATCCGCTCGCTGCACTGGGCTCACTGCCCGGTGTGGCCGAGTCCGTGGAGTCCGTGCGCAAGGCCGTGGACCGGGTCTACGGCCACCGGGTCATGCGCAGGCGCAGCAACGAGATCACCTCCGAGGCGGCGCTGCGCGGGGCCCGCGGTTCCGCCGCGCTGTCCGGCGCGGACTGGGCCCTCGAAGAGGTGCGCCGGCGTACCGACTTCAGTGGCGACGAGGCCCGTGTGATGGGGGCGGCGCTGCGGCTGACCGCCGAGGCGGGGCAATTGCTGTCCATCTGGCGGCAGTCGCCGCTGCGGGTGCTGGCCCGGCTGCACCTGGTGGCGGCCGCGGACAAGGCCGACCAGGTGGGGCGGCCCCGGCAGCAGGGTGAGCCGGTCGACGAGCCGCTGATCGGTCAGCCGCTGCCGAACGCGGCCGAGGTGTCGGGGCGGCTGGAGGGGCTGTCCGAGCTGATCATCGGGGGCAGTTCGGCGCCCGCGTTGGTCATGGCCGCCGTCGTGCACGGCGAGCTGCTCGCGCTGCGCCCCTTCGTTTCGCACAACGGTTTGGTCGCACGCACGGCCGAGCGGATTGTCCTGGTCGGTAGCGGCCTCGACCCGAAGTCGGTCTGCCCGGCGGAGGTGGGACACGCCGAGCTGGGCCGGGCGGCCTATCTGGCGGCGTTCGAGGGCTACCTCTCCGGCACTCCCGAGGGCATGGCCGCATGGATCGCGCACTGCGGCCGGGCGGTCGAGCTGGGCGCGCGCGAGTCGACGGCGGTGTGCGAGGCGCTGCAGCGCGGGGCGGCGTAA
- a CDS encoding TadA family conjugal transfer-associated ATPase, translating into MTTFAGPLLEGVRQWLAESGAEPTPARVAQALREQGRVLGDAEVLGAAEQLRSELVGSGPLEPLLADPSVTDVLVSAPDRVWVDRGGGLELTSVSFPDAAAVRRLAQRLAAVAGRRLDDARPWADARLPDGTRLHAVLPPVAVGCTCLSLRVVRPRAFTLDELVAAGTVPPGGDRVLRALLRARLSFLISGGTGTGKTTLLSALLGLVGPEERIVLAEDSAELRPDHPHVVRLETRPANQEGAGLVTLEDLVRQALRMRPDRLVVGEVRGAEVVHLLAALNTGHEGGCGTVHANAAADVPARLEALGTAAGLDRAALHSQLAAALSVVLHLVRDRNGRRRIAELHVLERDASGLVRTVPALRWGTEAFARERGWGRLRELLCGGGGPGMGRGEGERGLAEDERGLPHDRTEGEW; encoded by the coding sequence ATGACGACTTTCGCGGGGCCCCTGCTGGAGGGGGTGCGGCAGTGGCTGGCCGAGAGCGGCGCCGAACCCACACCCGCGCGCGTGGCCCAGGCGCTGCGGGAGCAGGGTCGGGTGCTGGGTGACGCCGAAGTCCTGGGCGCTGCCGAGCAGTTGCGGTCCGAACTGGTCGGCAGCGGCCCACTGGAGCCGCTGCTCGCCGATCCGTCGGTGACCGACGTGCTGGTGTCGGCGCCGGACCGGGTGTGGGTGGACCGGGGCGGCGGACTGGAGCTGACGTCGGTGTCCTTCCCGGACGCGGCAGCCGTACGACGTCTTGCGCAGCGACTGGCCGCGGTGGCCGGGCGGCGCCTGGACGATGCCCGGCCGTGGGCCGACGCCAGGCTGCCGGACGGGACGCGACTGCACGCGGTGCTGCCGCCGGTCGCCGTGGGCTGTACGTGCCTGTCGCTTCGAGTGGTCCGCCCGCGCGCGTTCACCCTCGACGAACTGGTGGCAGCCGGGACGGTGCCGCCGGGCGGGGACCGGGTGCTGCGGGCACTGCTGCGGGCGCGGTTGTCCTTCCTGATCAGCGGAGGCACGGGCACCGGCAAGACCACCTTGCTCAGCGCGCTGCTCGGGCTGGTCGGACCGGAGGAGCGGATCGTGCTCGCGGAGGACTCGGCGGAGTTGCGACCCGATCATCCGCACGTCGTGCGCCTGGAGACCCGGCCCGCCAACCAGGAGGGTGCCGGGCTCGTGACCCTGGAGGACCTGGTCCGGCAGGCGCTGCGGATGCGGCCCGACCGGCTGGTGGTCGGCGAGGTGCGCGGGGCCGAAGTGGTGCATCTGCTGGCCGCGTTGAACACCGGCCACGAGGGCGGCTGCGGGACCGTCCACGCCAACGCCGCCGCGGACGTCCCCGCCCGCCTGGAGGCCCTCGGCACGGCGGCCGGGCTCGACCGGGCCGCCCTGCACAGCCAGTTGGCGGCGGCGCTTTCGGTCGTTCTGCACCTCGTGCGGGACCGGAACGGGCGGCGGCGGATCGCGGAGCTGCATGTGCTGGAGCGGGACGCCTCGGGGCTGGTGCGGACGGTGCCGGCCCTGCGGTGGGGCACGGAGGCGTTTGCGCGGGAGCGGGGGTGGGGGCGGCTGCGGGAGCTGCTCTGTGGTGGGGGCGGGCCCGGGATGGGGCGCGGCGAGGGGGAGCGGGGACTCGCTGAGGACGAGCGAGGACTGCCGCACGACAGGACCGAGGGTGAGTGGTGA
- a CDS encoding ATP-binding protein: MKIAFVGKGGSGKTTLSSLFIRHLAAAGSPVVAIDADINQHLGAALGLDEAEAARLPAMGDRLALIKDHLRGTNPRIGSAESMIKTTPPGEGSRLLRVREDNPVYDACARPVELDGGAVRLMVTGPFTDADLGVACYHSKTGAVELCLNHLVDGPEEYVVVDMTAGSDSFASGMFTRFDITFLVAEPTRKGVSVYRQYKEYARDFGVELKVVGNKVQGQDDLDFLRAEVGDDLLVTVGHSDWVRAMEKGRPPRFDQLEDVNRRALDTLRTTADATYERRDWERYTRQMAHFHLKNAQSWANERHGVDLAAQVDPDFVLSEGVVEPV, translated from the coding sequence ATGAAAATTGCTTTCGTTGGCAAGGGCGGCAGCGGAAAGACCACCCTGTCCTCCCTGTTCATTCGCCATCTGGCGGCCGCCGGATCCCCGGTCGTCGCGATCGACGCCGACATCAACCAGCACCTCGGGGCCGCGCTCGGCCTCGACGAGGCGGAGGCCGCCCGTCTGCCCGCGATGGGCGACCGGCTGGCGCTGATCAAGGACCACCTGCGCGGCACCAACCCGCGCATCGGCTCGGCCGAGTCGATGATCAAGACGACGCCGCCCGGCGAGGGCTCGCGGCTGCTGCGGGTGCGCGAGGACAACCCGGTCTACGACGCCTGCGCCCGTCCGGTGGAACTCGACGGCGGGGCCGTCCGTTTGATGGTCACCGGCCCCTTCACGGACGCGGACCTCGGGGTCGCCTGCTACCACTCCAAGACCGGAGCGGTGGAGCTGTGCCTGAACCACCTGGTGGACGGGCCCGAGGAGTACGTCGTGGTCGACATGACGGCGGGCTCGGACTCCTTCGCCTCCGGCATGTTCACCCGCTTCGACATCACGTTCCTCGTCGCCGAGCCGACCCGGAAGGGGGTCTCCGTCTATCGCCAGTACAAGGAGTACGCCCGCGACTTCGGCGTCGAGCTGAAGGTCGTCGGCAACAAGGTCCAGGGCCAGGACGACCTCGACTTCCTCCGTGCCGAAGTCGGGGACGACCTGCTCGTGACGGTCGGGCACTCCGACTGGGTGCGTGCCATGGAGAAGGGCCGGCCGCCCCGGTTCGACCAGCTGGAGGACGTCAACCGCCGCGCCCTGGACACGCTGCGGACGACCGCCGACGCGACGTACGAACGACGCGACTGGGAGCGCTACACCCGCCAGATGGCGCACTTCCACCTGAAGAACGCCCAGTCCTGGGCCAACGAACGGCACGGGGTCGACCTGGCCGCCCAGGTCGACCCCGACTTCGTGCTCAGCGAGGGCGTCGTCGAACCCGTCTGA
- the ssd gene encoding septum site-determining protein Ssd has protein sequence MAGTVTHDPPSAAGGRQSRPLIVTEDAELLDDLLRLCAAAGATPEVHHTVPDRSGGWEAAPLVLVGDDAARRVRGAARRRGVVLVGRDQDDPGVWKRAVQIGADHVLMLPDGEQWLVDRIADVAEGVGRPALTVGVIGGRGGAGASTLACALAVTSAREGLRTLLVDADPLGGGLDVLLGAESAEGLRWPAFAASRGRVGSGALEESLPQLHSLRVLSWDRGDCVAIPPQAVRAVLAAARRRGGTVVVDLPRRIDDGTAEALAQLDVGLLVVPAELRAVAAAGRVASAVGMVLRDLRVAVRGPYAPGLDDREVARLLGLPLAGEVPVEAGLLRLAEGRTPPGAGGRGPLARFCKEFLERALVEAGAA, from the coding sequence GTGGCCGGAACCGTCACACACGATCCGCCGTCCGCAGCCGGAGGGCGGCAGAGCCGACCGCTGATCGTCACCGAGGACGCCGAACTGCTCGACGACCTGCTGCGCCTGTGCGCAGCGGCCGGAGCCACACCGGAGGTCCATCACACCGTGCCCGACCGCAGCGGGGGCTGGGAGGCCGCGCCGCTGGTCCTGGTCGGGGACGACGCCGCACGACGCGTCCGCGGGGCCGCGCGCAGACGAGGAGTGGTGCTGGTCGGCCGCGACCAGGACGACCCCGGCGTGTGGAAACGAGCCGTGCAGATCGGCGCCGACCACGTCCTGATGCTGCCCGACGGCGAGCAGTGGCTGGTCGACCGGATCGCCGACGTCGCCGAGGGGGTCGGCCGGCCCGCGCTCACTGTCGGCGTGATCGGCGGCCGGGGCGGCGCAGGAGCGTCCACGCTCGCCTGCGCGCTCGCCGTCACCTCCGCACGCGAGGGCCTTCGCACCCTGCTCGTGGACGCCGATCCGCTGGGCGGCGGACTCGACGTGCTCCTCGGCGCCGAGAGTGCCGAGGGCCTGCGCTGGCCCGCCTTCGCCGCCTCGCGCGGCCGGGTCGGCAGCGGCGCCCTGGAGGAGTCCCTGCCCCAGCTGCACTCCTTGCGGGTGCTCAGCTGGGACCGCGGTGACTGCGTCGCCATCCCACCGCAGGCCGTACGGGCGGTGCTGGCCGCGGCCCGGCGCCGGGGCGGCACGGTCGTGGTCGACCTGCCGCGCCGCATCGACGACGGGACCGCGGAGGCCCTCGCCCAGCTCGACGTCGGGCTTCTGGTGGTCCCCGCCGAACTGCGCGCGGTCGCGGCGGCCGGACGGGTGGCGTCCGCGGTCGGCATGGTCCTGCGCGATCTGCGCGTGGCGGTACGCGGGCCGTACGCCCCCGGCCTCGACGACCGCGAGGTGGCCCGGCTGCTCGGTCTGCCGCTGGCCGGCGAGGTGCCCGTCGAGGCCGGGCTGCTGCGCCTGGCCGAGGGAAGGACACCGCCCGGCGCGGGCGGGCGCGGTCCACTGGCCAGGTTCTGCAAGGAGTTCTTGGAGCGGGCGCTGGTCGAGGCAGGTGCGGCATGA
- a CDS encoding SulP family inorganic anion transporter: MSACVPTRAPDPHRPQRVHPSHSPPPTRRRRFHIAGADVSASISVFLIALPLSLGIALATGAPLQAGLVAAAVGGLVAGRLGGSPLQVSGPAAGLTVVTADLIHRYGWRTTCAITVLAGLAQLGLGCLRVARSALAVSPAIVHGMLAGIGVTIAVAQLHIVLGGTPQSVVLDNLRALPAQLADLHPASVTTSALTLALLLAWPRLPGRAGRLLRKAPAALVAVAGATAAASLAGLTLPKVELPNWSSHALAGLPEGPALGLVAAVLTTTLVCSVQSLLGAVAVDKMAAARTGLAGRVPRSDLDRELLGQGAANIVSGGLGGLPVAGVAVRSTANVHAGAVSRNSTMLHGVFVVIATLLMVPILEFIPLASLAALVMAVGIQMVSLNHIRTVTRHREVLVYVVTTLGVVLLGVLEGVALGIAVAVGVALHRLTRTRITHEVTEGVHHVQVRGQLTFLAVPRLSRALHLVPQGADVVVELDGSFMDHAAYETLQDWQNTHTATGGTVELTGRRRAGVRIAEPMSFPDRQGETGVSEPDASAGCRCSPWTPWRNHQCEVQQPLLAMPGGAVWGGGSDGFGGLEGSVGSAGSAGSAGSASAANSEGSTGSRGSAGVAGTGGVAGTAGWEGSAGVTGTAGSEGSAGAKSTASSTGAKSTAGSEGSAGAKGWAGSEGWLRSEGSASLQSSPRSEGFASSQGAYGFAGPAGSDCSVDSNGSTVFGRSDGSGTPSTPSYSGAPGRPHSSGDWGTVHSANGFPRSDDSLNADDSHAGSHDPGGSQSHRGSIAPNSPQSHLGSKAPGDPHRPGGPGGTGPGPGPGGPNAPHVSHHPGSPAHSTGPTTPTTLTNSPSPHPHPYPHPHDTPASHQLARGISAFQSNTAPLVRGELARLAREGQRPVQLFLTCADSRLVTSMITSSGPGDLFVVRNVGNLVPQPGEESGDDSVAAAIEYAVDVLKVRSITVCGHSGCGAMQALLNSEPGSARTPLRRWLRHGLPSLERMVADDRPWPRLAGRPPADVAEQLCLTNVVQQLEHLRAHESVSRALHEGALELHGMYFHVGEAQSYLLTETNQGQVFDTVRAAGLSA, translated from the coding sequence ATGTCAGCCTGCGTCCCCACTCGAGCCCCCGACCCGCATCGACCTCAGCGGGTCCACCCATCCCACAGCCCGCCGCCGACCCGGCGGCGCCGGTTCCATATCGCCGGCGCCGACGTGTCGGCCTCCATCTCCGTCTTCCTGATCGCGCTGCCACTCTCCCTGGGCATCGCCCTCGCCACCGGCGCGCCGCTCCAGGCCGGGCTCGTCGCCGCGGCGGTGGGCGGTCTGGTCGCCGGGCGACTCGGCGGCTCCCCGCTCCAGGTGAGCGGCCCGGCGGCCGGCCTCACGGTCGTCACCGCCGACCTGATCCACCGCTACGGATGGCGTACGACGTGCGCCATCACCGTGCTCGCCGGGCTCGCCCAGCTCGGCCTGGGCTGTCTGCGCGTGGCCCGCTCCGCGCTCGCCGTCAGCCCCGCGATCGTGCACGGCATGCTGGCCGGCATCGGCGTCACCATCGCCGTGGCCCAACTGCACATCGTGCTCGGCGGCACCCCGCAGAGCGTCGTCCTGGACAACCTGCGCGCGCTGCCCGCCCAGCTCGCCGACCTGCATCCGGCCTCCGTCACGACAAGCGCGCTCACGCTCGCCCTGCTACTGGCCTGGCCCCGGCTGCCCGGCCGGGCGGGCCGCCTGCTGCGCAAGGCACCCGCCGCGCTCGTCGCCGTCGCCGGGGCCACCGCAGCCGCCTCGCTGGCCGGGCTCACCCTGCCCAAGGTCGAACTGCCCAACTGGAGCAGCCACGCCCTGGCCGGACTGCCCGAGGGTCCGGCGCTCGGCCTCGTCGCCGCCGTGCTCACCACGACGCTGGTGTGCAGCGTGCAGTCGCTGCTCGGCGCGGTGGCCGTCGACAAAATGGCCGCCGCCCGGACCGGCCTCGCCGGCCGCGTCCCCCGTTCCGACCTCGACCGCGAACTGCTCGGTCAGGGCGCCGCCAACATCGTCTCCGGCGGACTCGGCGGGCTGCCGGTGGCGGGCGTGGCCGTGCGCAGTACCGCGAATGTGCATGCCGGTGCGGTGAGCCGGAACTCCACGATGCTGCACGGCGTTTTCGTAGTGATCGCCACGCTGCTGATGGTCCCGATCCTGGAGTTCATCCCGCTCGCCTCGCTCGCCGCCCTGGTGATGGCCGTCGGCATCCAGATGGTGTCCCTGAACCACATCCGTACGGTGACCCGCCACCGTGAGGTGCTGGTGTACGTGGTCACCACCCTCGGCGTGGTGCTCCTCGGCGTCCTGGAGGGCGTGGCGCTGGGGATCGCCGTGGCCGTCGGCGTCGCCCTGCACCGCCTCACCCGCACCCGCATCACCCACGAAGTGACGGAAGGAGTCCATCACGTACAGGTAAGGGGACAGTTGACGTTCCTCGCGGTGCCACGGCTCAGCCGTGCCCTGCACCTCGTACCCCAAGGGGCCGACGTCGTCGTCGAGTTGGACGGCTCGTTCATGGACCACGCGGCGTACGAGACCCTGCAGGACTGGCAGAACACCCACACCGCGACGGGCGGCACCGTCGAGCTGACCGGCCGCCGCCGCGCCGGGGTCCGAATCGCCGAGCCCATGAGCTTCCCCGACCGTCAGGGGGAGACCGGGGTCAGCGAGCCGGACGCTTCCGCCGGTTGCCGTTGCAGTCCGTGGACGCCGTGGCGCAACCACCAGTGCGAGGTGCAGCAGCCGCTGCTCGCGATGCCGGGGGGTGCGGTGTGGGGTGGGGGCTCGGACGGGTTCGGCGGCCTGGAGGGTTCGGTGGGTTCGGCGGGGTCGGCGGGTTCGGCGGGTTCGGCCAGCGCGGCGAACTCGGAAGGCTCGACAGGTTCGAGGGGTTCGGCGGGTGTTGCGGGCACGGGGGGCGTTGCGGGCACGGCGGGCTGGGAGGGCTCGGCGGGCGTTACGGGCACGGCGGGCTCGGAAGGTTCGGCGGGCGCGAAGAGCACGGCGAGCTCGACGGGCGCGAAGAGCACGGCGGGCTCGGAAGGTTCGGCGGGCGCAAAGGGGTGGGCAGGCTCGGAGGGCTGGTTGCGCTCGGAGGGCTCGGCAAGCTTGCAGAGCTCCCCGCGCTCGGAGGGTTTCGCGAGCTCGCAGGGCGCGTACGGGTTTGCCGGGCCTGCCGGGTCCGACTGCTCTGTCGACTCCAATGGATCCACCGTCTTCGGCAGGTCCGACGGCTCCGGCACCCCCAGCACCCCCAGCTACTCCGGCGCCCCCGGCCGTCCTCACAGCTCCGGCGACTGGGGCACCGTTCACAGCGCTAACGGCTTCCCACGCTCCGACGACTCGCTCAACGCCGACGACTCCCACGCCGGCTCCCACGATCCCGGCGGCTCCCAAAGCCACCGCGGCTCCATCGCTCCCAACAGCCCCCAAAGCCACCTCGGCTCCAAAGCCCCCGGCGACCCCCACCGCCCCGGCGGACCCGGAGGAACCGGCCCCGGCCCCGGCCCCGGCGGACCCAACGCTCCCCACGTTTCTCACCACCCCGGCAGCCCCGCCCACTCCACCGGCCCCACCACCCCCACCACCCTCACCAACTCCCCCAGCCCCCACCCCCATCCCTACCCCCACCCCCACGACACCCCCGCCAGCCACCAACTGGCCCGAGGCATCAGCGCCTTTCAGAGCAACACGGCCCCCCTCGTCCGGGGCGAACTCGCACGGCTGGCCCGCGAAGGTCAGCGCCCCGTCCAGCTGTTCCTCACGTGCGCCGACTCCCGTCTGGTCACCTCGATGATCACCTCCAGTGGTCCGGGCGACCTGTTCGTGGTGCGCAACGTCGGCAACCTGGTGCCACAGCCCGGCGAGGAGAGCGGCGACGACTCGGTGGCGGCGGCCATCGAGTACGCGGTGGACGTACTGAAGGTGCGGTCCATCACGGTCTGCGGCCACTCCGGTTGCGGAGCCATGCAGGCACTGCTCAACTCCGAGCCGGGCAGCGCCCGCACGCCGCTCAGACGGTGGCTGCGGCACGGGCTGCCCAGCCTGGAGCGCATGGTCGCCGACGACCGGCCCTGGCCCCGGCTGGCCGGGCGGCCGCCAGCCGACGTGGCCGAGCAGCTGTGCCTGACCAACGTCGTACAGCAACTGGAGCACCTGCGCGCTCACGAGTCGGTGTCCCGGGCGCTGCACGAGGGCGCGTTGGAGCTGCACGGGATGTACTTCCACGTCGGCGAGGCACAGTCGTATCTGCTCACCGAGACGAATCAGGGGCAGGTGTTCGACACCGTCCGCGCGGCGGGCCTGTCCGCGTGA
- a CDS encoding HAD family hydrolase has product MLRVVENHSLPRTAAFFDLDKTVIAKSSTLTFSKSFYQGGLINRRAALRTAYAQFVFLLGGMDHDQMERTRAYLSRLVRGWNVEQVKEIVAETLHDIIDPIIYDEAASLIEKHHTAGRDVVIVSTSGAEVVEPIGELLGADRVVATRMVVGDDGCYTGEVEYYAYGPTKAEAVRELAESEGYDLSRCYAYSDSATDLPMLEAVGNPHAVNPDRALRREALARGWPILDFHRPVRLKQRLPAFSVPPRPALVAAAAIGAAAATAGLVWYASRRRPATA; this is encoded by the coding sequence ATGCTCAGGGTCGTGGAAAACCACTCGTTGCCCCGCACAGCGGCCTTCTTTGACCTGGACAAGACGGTCATTGCGAAGTCGAGCACGCTCACCTTCAGCAAGTCGTTCTATCAGGGCGGCCTGATCAACCGCCGGGCCGCCTTGCGTACCGCATATGCCCAGTTCGTCTTCCTCCTGGGCGGCATGGACCACGACCAGATGGAACGCACGCGCGCGTACCTGTCCAGGCTCGTGCGCGGCTGGAACGTCGAGCAGGTCAAGGAGATCGTCGCCGAGACGCTGCACGACATCATCGACCCGATCATCTACGACGAGGCCGCCTCCCTCATCGAGAAGCACCACACCGCCGGACGGGACGTGGTGATCGTCTCCACATCGGGGGCCGAGGTGGTCGAGCCGATCGGCGAGTTGCTCGGCGCCGACCGCGTGGTCGCCACCCGGATGGTCGTGGGCGACGACGGCTGCTACACGGGCGAGGTGGAGTACTACGCCTACGGCCCCACAAAGGCGGAGGCGGTCCGGGAGCTGGCCGAGTCCGAGGGATACGACCTTTCACGCTGCTACGCCTACAGCGACTCGGCGACGGACCTTCCGATGCTGGAGGCGGTTGGAAATCCGCACGCGGTGAATCCGGACCGCGCACTGCGCCGAGAGGCACTCGCGCGCGGGTGGCCGATTCTCGATTTCCACCGCCCGGTCAGACTCAAGCAGCGACTACCCGCGTTCTCCGTACCGCCGCGTCCCGCTCTGGTCGCGGCGGCCGCCATAGGGGCCGCGGCAGCCACCGCCGGCCTGGTCTGGTACGCCAGCCGACGTCGGCCGGCCACCGCCTGA
- a CDS encoding polysaccharide deacetylase family protein — MAATRRIAAGAVGAAVCAVSLAGCGTGSDSSEGGVSGPQGAPAPPRSAVRLIGDGSTAFTGAQPHLSRAERLKPGQKPPQFVVFSWDGAGEDSQRLFSHFREVAKANNATMTYFLSGVYLLPEDKRDLYRPPQHSPGRSDIGFNDRQGIAETVKQLRLAWLEGNEIGTHFNGHFCGSGGGVGEWSVEEWKDEIAQAKQFVKSWKTNSGLKNAAPLPFDYDRELIGARTPCLEGQANFRKAARDLGFRYDTSGVNNQVWPGKKDGLWDVSMQLVPFPGHKYEQLTMDYNFMVNQSGTTTQGDPGMHEFWGNQMRDGLLQGFQRAYDGNRAPLIIGNHFESWNGGTYMRAVEDVVKQVCTKPEVRCVSFRQLVDWLDAQDPKILAKLRTLKVGQAPKQGWESFLSARPAPAPKGAPGVPADRP, encoded by the coding sequence ATGGCCGCCACCCGGAGGATCGCCGCGGGCGCCGTGGGCGCCGCGGTCTGTGCCGTATCACTCGCGGGCTGTGGGACCGGTTCCGACAGTTCGGAGGGAGGGGTCTCCGGCCCCCAGGGTGCGCCGGCGCCGCCCAGGAGCGCGGTCCGGCTGATCGGGGACGGCTCCACCGCGTTCACCGGTGCGCAGCCCCACCTGTCCCGCGCCGAGCGGCTGAAGCCCGGTCAGAAGCCCCCGCAGTTCGTGGTGTTCTCCTGGGACGGCGCGGGTGAGGACAGCCAGCGGTTGTTCTCCCACTTCCGCGAGGTGGCAAAGGCCAACAACGCCACCATGACGTACTTCCTCAGCGGCGTGTACCTGCTCCCCGAGGACAAACGCGACCTGTACAGACCGCCGCAGCACTCGCCGGGCCGCTCGGACATTGGCTTCAACGACCGGCAGGGCATCGCCGAAACCGTGAAGCAACTGCGGCTGGCGTGGCTGGAGGGCAACGAGATCGGCACCCATTTCAACGGCCACTTCTGCGGCAGCGGCGGTGGCGTCGGCGAGTGGTCGGTGGAGGAGTGGAAGGACGAGATCGCCCAGGCCAAGCAGTTCGTGAAGTCCTGGAAGACCAACAGCGGCCTGAAGAACGCCGCTCCGCTGCCCTTCGACTACGACCGGGAACTCATCGGCGCCCGCACCCCCTGCCTGGAGGGCCAGGCCAACTTCCGCAAGGCCGCCCGGGATCTGGGCTTCCGCTATGACACCAGCGGCGTCAACAACCAGGTCTGGCCCGGCAAGAAGGACGGCCTGTGGGATGTGTCCATGCAGCTGGTGCCGTTCCCCGGGCACAAGTACGAGCAGCTGACCATGGACTACAACTTCATGGTCAACCAGTCGGGCACCACCACCCAGGGCGACCCCGGCATGCACGAGTTCTGGGGCAACCAGATGCGCGACGGGCTGCTCCAGGGCTTCCAGCGGGCGTACGACGGCAACCGCGCGCCCCTGATCATCGGCAACCACTTCGAGTCCTGGAACGGCGGCACCTACATGCGCGCCGTCGAGGACGTCGTCAAGCAGGTGTGCACCAAGCCCGAGGTGCGCTGCGTGTCCTTCCGCCAGCTCGTCGACTGGCTGGACGCCCAGGACCCGAAGATCCTCGCCAAGCTGCGCACGCTCAAGGTCGGCCAGGCCCCGAAGCAGGGCTGGGAGTCCTTCCTGTCGGCCCGCCCCGCCCCGGCCCCGAAGGGTGCGCCCGGGGTCCCGGCGGACCGGCCGTAG